A region from the Euleptes europaea isolate rEulEur1 chromosome 13, rEulEur1.hap1, whole genome shotgun sequence genome encodes:
- the FOXN4 gene encoding forkhead box protein N4, producing the protein MIESDITSIMSGLIRNSGQSHLPSSQEYRLLASDPSQLSEDDLPSDLQSLSWLTSVDVPRLQQMASERMDFGMSSPSAVLQQTGSMPGNMLTTGAPSTMIHIPASLPQGILGLNTVSSHGANMSRYAASGQPSPSLQPQHPPLFPPPSCPAQQVFAITHNPQQCPPATIFSSSYGTQPLYSQPRLAPHTAQELHAKHYPKPIYSYSCLIAMALKNSKTGSLPVSEIYSFMKEHFPYFKTAPDGWKNSVRHNLSLNKCFEKVENKLSGTSRKGCLWALNPAKIDKMEEEMQKWKRKDLAAIHRSMANPEELDKLITDRPENCRRPSKPAEAEVSTLSHAGAVQGRIGQLQPPPVMTLSLQAVPLHHQIQTQACLTPDSPAPAQTPPLHALRNINQSPLPQNLMSRAPDFLSVATDMSTEVDALDPSIMDFALQGNIWDEMKDESFSLETLGAFSNSPLTFADCDLIPPGLTPISSSSDRSFADLQVTGLYTTYTTLDTVSSAQYISAQGNKPIALL; encoded by the exons ACTCCTGGCTTCTGATCCCTCACAGCTGAGTGAAGATGATCTCCCCAGTGACCTTCAGTCCCTGTCGTGGCTAACGTCCGTTGATGTCCCACGATTGCAACAGATGGCCAGTGAAAGGATGGATTTTGGCATGAGCTCCCCAAGTGCAGTACTGCAACAGACTG GTTCCATGCCAGGGAATATGCTCACCACGGGAGCCCCCAGCACAATGATTCACATACCAGCCAGTTTGCCCCAAGGAATTCTGGGACTGAATACAGTTTCATCACATGGAGCTAAC ATGAGTCGGTATGCAGCCAGTGGGCAGCCGTCTCCCAGCCTGCAACCACAACACCCccctctcttccctcctccatccTGCCCCGCTCAGCAGGTGTTTGCCATCACACACAATCCACAACAG TGTCCCCCAGCGACAATCTTCAGCTCGTCTTATGGAACACAGCCTCTGTATTCACAGCCCCGTCTTGCTCCCCACACTGCCCAagaactgcatgccaagcactacCCTAAGCCCATCTACTCCTACAG CTGCTTGATCGCCATGGCTCTGAAGAACAGCAAGACGGGCAGCCTCCCAGTCAGTGAGATCTACAGCTTCATGAAGGAACATTTTCCCTACTTCAAG ACGGCACCTGATGGATGGAAGAATTCCGTCCGCCACAATCTGTCCCTGAACAAATGCTTTGAGAAGGTGGAGAATAAGCTGAGCGGCACCTCCCGCAAGGGCTGCTTGTGGGCACTCAACCCTGCCAAGATAGACAAGATGGAAGAAGAAATGCAGAAGTGGAAGAGGAAGGACCTGGCTGCTATTCACAGGAGCATGGCAAACCCAG AAGAATTGGACAAACTCATCACAGACCGGCCTGAGAATTGCAGGAGGCCAAGCAAGCCAGCAGAGGCAGAAGTCTCCACCCTGAGCCATGCAGGAGCTGTCCAAGGCCGGATCGGACAGCTGCAGCCCCCGCCGGTCATGACGCTGTCCCTCCAGGCCGTCCCCCTGCACCACCAAATCCAGACACAGGCGTGTCTGACTCCGGATTCGCCGGCTCCTGCACAGACTCCACCTCTTCACGCCCTGCGCAACATTAATCAGAGCCCCCTCCCTCAGAACCTGATGAGCCGTGCACCGGACTTCCTCAGCGTGGCGACTGACATGAGCACAGAGGTCGATGCTCTGGACCCCAGCATCATGGACTTCGCACTCCAAG GTAACATATGGGATGAAATGAAAGACGAGAGCTTCAGCCTGGAGACCTTGGGTGCCTTCAGCAACTCCCCTCTCACCTTCGCGGACTGTGACCTCATCCCACCTGGCCTTACCCCCATCTCCAGCAGCAGCGACCGCTCTTTTGCAGACTTGCAAGTGACAGGCCTCTACACAACCTACACGACCCTGGACACCGTCTCCTCAGCCCAGTACATCAGCGCCCAAGGGAACAAACCGATTGCCCTGCTCTGA